One Amorphoplanes digitatis genomic window carries:
- the tal gene encoding transaldolase: MTDRLADLSAAGVAVWLDDLSRVRLQSGSLDRMRREQHVVGVTTNPTIFAKALADADAYDSQLKDLAAQGVTVEEAVRLLTSYDVRWAADVMKPAYDASSGVDGRVSIEVDPRSAHETAKTQAEAKTLWWLVDRPNLFIKIPATEAGLPAITATLAEGISVNVTLIFSLDRYRAVMDAFLAGMEQAKANGHDLTQIGSVASFFVSRVDTEIDKRLDKIGSDEARALRGKAGVANAQLAYKAYAEVFGTARWQALADAGAHPQRPLWASTGTKNPDYKDTIYVEELIAPGTVNTMPESVIKAFEDHGETRGDTVTGSYTAAQKVMDDLAGVGIDFDDVFRVLEDEGVEKFETSWGELLEDVKKSLTAAAAGAQNPSDAAR, encoded by the coding sequence ATGACCGACAGGCTGGCTGACCTTTCCGCCGCAGGTGTTGCGGTGTGGCTCGACGACCTCTCCCGCGTCCGCCTGCAGAGCGGCTCGCTGGACCGGATGCGCCGCGAGCAGCACGTGGTCGGCGTGACCACGAACCCGACCATCTTCGCCAAGGCGCTCGCCGACGCGGACGCGTACGACTCGCAGCTCAAGGACCTCGCCGCGCAGGGCGTCACGGTCGAGGAGGCGGTGCGCCTGCTGACCTCGTACGACGTGCGCTGGGCCGCGGACGTCATGAAGCCCGCGTACGACGCGTCGTCCGGCGTCGACGGCCGGGTGTCCATCGAGGTCGACCCGCGCAGCGCGCACGAGACCGCCAAGACCCAGGCCGAGGCCAAGACGCTGTGGTGGCTCGTCGACCGCCCGAACCTCTTCATCAAGATCCCGGCGACCGAGGCGGGCCTGCCGGCGATCACGGCGACCCTGGCCGAGGGCATCAGCGTGAACGTGACGCTGATCTTCTCGCTGGACCGCTACCGGGCCGTCATGGACGCGTTCCTGGCGGGCATGGAGCAGGCCAAGGCCAACGGACACGACCTGACCCAGATCGGCTCGGTCGCCTCGTTCTTCGTGTCCCGGGTGGACACCGAGATCGACAAGCGGCTCGACAAGATCGGCAGCGACGAGGCCCGGGCGCTGCGTGGCAAGGCGGGCGTCGCCAACGCCCAGCTCGCGTACAAGGCGTACGCCGAGGTCTTCGGCACCGCCCGCTGGCAGGCGCTGGCCGACGCGGGCGCGCACCCGCAGCGGCCGCTCTGGGCGTCGACCGGCACGAAGAACCCGGACTACAAGGACACCATCTACGTCGAGGAGCTGATCGCGCCCGGCACGGTGAACACCATGCCGGAGTCGGTGATCAAGGCGTTCGAGGACCACGGCGAGACCCGTGGCGACACGGTCACCGGTTCCTACACCGCCGCGCAGAAGGTGATGGACGACCTCGCCGGGGTCGGCATCGACTTCGACGACGTGTTCCGGGTCCTCGAGGACGAGGGCGTCGAGAAGTTCGAGACCAGCTGGGGCGAGCTGCTCGAGGACGTGAAGAAGTCCCTCACGGCCGCCGCCGCGGGCGCGCAGAATCCGAGCGACGCCGCGCGGTGA
- the tkt gene encoding transketolase, translated as MDAVEKSGNGHPGTAMSLAPAAYLLFNRVMRHDPTDPHWAGRDRFVLSCGHSSLTLYIQLYLSGYGLALDDLAALRQWDSLTPGHPEYGHTPGVEVTTGPLGQGIGNAVGMAMAARRERGLFDPDAEESVFDHHVYVMCSDGDIEEGVSHESSAVAAVQKLGNLTVIYDDNEISIEDDTRIAKNEDVGARYAAYGWDVHTVDWRKGDPSKGDYDENVEELFAAIQAARAVTDKPSFIVLRTIIGWPAPNKQNTGKIHGSALGADEVKATKEILGFDPLVNFPVADDVLAHARQVADRGRALHAEWNKAFEVWSASNPEGRELFDRLSSRALPEGWTAALPEFPADPKGLATRAASGKVLASLAEVLPELWGGSADLAESNNTTMKGEPSFIPSEYATKAFPGHEYGRTLHFGVREHGMGSILNGIAAHGGTRPYGGTFLVFSDYMRGAVRLSALMKLPVIYVWTHDSIGLGEDGPTHQPIETLSALRAIIGLDVVRPADANETAWAWRGALEHTDRPTALALSRQNLPTIDRDRYASAEGTLRGGYILSEASDGAPKVILIGTGSEVQYCLTAQERLEAEGTPTRVVSMPCQEWFHEQDTAYQQEVLPRGVKARVTVEAGIRMSWDRILGEAGEPVSIEHYGASAPAKILFEQFGFTADNVVAKANAALAKVGEITGYTTGT; from the coding sequence ATGGACGCGGTCGAGAAATCCGGTAACGGGCACCCCGGCACGGCGATGAGCCTGGCGCCGGCGGCCTACCTGCTCTTCAACCGGGTCATGCGGCACGACCCCACCGACCCGCACTGGGCCGGCCGGGACCGTTTCGTGCTCTCCTGCGGCCACTCCAGCCTTACCCTCTACATCCAGCTCTATCTGTCCGGCTACGGCCTCGCGCTCGACGACCTGGCCGCGCTGCGCCAGTGGGACTCGCTCACCCCCGGTCACCCTGAGTACGGGCACACCCCCGGCGTCGAGGTCACCACGGGACCGCTGGGCCAGGGCATCGGCAACGCCGTCGGCATGGCCATGGCCGCCCGCCGCGAGCGCGGCCTGTTCGACCCGGACGCCGAGGAGTCGGTCTTCGACCACCACGTCTACGTGATGTGCTCCGACGGCGACATCGAGGAGGGCGTCAGCCACGAGTCGAGCGCCGTCGCCGCGGTGCAGAAGCTCGGCAACCTCACGGTGATCTACGACGACAACGAGATCTCCATCGAGGACGACACCCGGATCGCCAAGAACGAGGACGTCGGCGCCCGCTACGCGGCCTACGGCTGGGACGTGCACACCGTCGACTGGCGCAAGGGCGACCCGAGCAAGGGCGACTACGACGAGAACGTCGAGGAGCTCTTCGCGGCGATCCAGGCCGCCCGGGCCGTGACCGACAAGCCGTCGTTCATCGTGCTGCGCACGATCATCGGCTGGCCCGCGCCGAACAAGCAGAACACCGGCAAGATCCACGGCTCGGCGCTCGGCGCCGACGAGGTCAAGGCCACCAAGGAGATCCTCGGCTTCGACCCGCTCGTGAACTTCCCCGTCGCCGACGACGTCCTCGCGCACGCCCGCCAGGTCGCCGACCGGGGCCGGGCGCTGCACGCCGAGTGGAACAAGGCCTTCGAGGTCTGGTCGGCGAGCAACCCCGAGGGACGCGAGCTGTTCGACCGGCTGAGCTCCCGTGCCCTGCCCGAGGGCTGGACGGCCGCGCTGCCCGAGTTCCCCGCCGACCCGAAGGGCCTGGCCACCCGCGCCGCCTCCGGCAAGGTGCTCGCAAGCCTCGCAGAAGTCCTACCCGAACTGTGGGGCGGCTCCGCCGACCTGGCGGAGAGCAACAACACCACGATGAAGGGCGAGCCCTCCTTCATCCCGAGCGAGTACGCCACCAAGGCGTTCCCCGGCCACGAGTACGGCCGCACGCTGCACTTCGGCGTCCGCGAGCACGGCATGGGCTCGATCCTCAACGGCATCGCCGCGCACGGCGGCACCCGCCCGTACGGCGGCACGTTCCTGGTGTTCAGCGACTACATGCGCGGCGCCGTCCGGCTCTCCGCGCTGATGAAGCTGCCGGTCATCTACGTGTGGACGCACGACTCGATCGGGCTCGGCGAGGACGGACCGACCCACCAGCCGATCGAGACGCTCTCCGCGCTGCGCGCCATCATCGGCCTCGACGTGGTCCGCCCGGCGGACGCCAACGAGACCGCCTGGGCCTGGCGCGGCGCGCTCGAGCACACCGACCGCCCGACCGCCCTCGCGCTCTCGCGGCAGAACCTCCCCACCATCGACCGCGACCGGTACGCGTCGGCCGAGGGCACCCTGCGGGGCGGCTACATCCTCTCCGAGGCGTCCGACGGCGCGCCGAAGGTCATCCTCATCGGCACCGGCTCCGAGGTGCAGTACTGCCTCACCGCGCAGGAGCGGCTCGAGGCCGAGGGCACGCCGACCCGGGTGGTGTCGATGCCGTGCCAGGAGTGGTTCCACGAGCAGGACACGGCGTACCAGCAGGAGGTCCTGCCGCGCGGCGTCAAGGCCCGCGTCACGGTCGAGGCCGGCATCCGGATGAGCTGGGACCGCATCCTCGGCGAGGCCGGCGAGCCGGTCAGCATCGAGCACTACGGCGCCAGCGCCCCTGCCAAGATCCTGTTCGAGCAGTTCGGGTTCACCGCGGACAACGTCGTCGCCAAGGCCAACGCCGCCCTCGCCAAGGTCGGCGAAATCACCGGTTACACGACCGGTACCTGA
- a CDS encoding glucose-6-phosphate isomerase, with protein MTDDLFAGVEAAAGLAVFGGPAAASRRALVAQGVPGLLASGDPTLWGPAAEAGAKAALELLDTSRRDRELLPLIAELHEELADLTEVVLAGPGGTAEVAARTLGRPMTVLDDPDPQRVRALIDDAGRLRRTLVVLRDDGLRAILRQAYLDLGDPPAESARHFVTLSGSAPDLTGVEGDPGALTALAFAGVDVAELIDEAELFAPSLAGDRDNPALALGVALAGARRVALIPDGSGIEGLGEWAADLVTGALGLHVIAVESPAEAGYLPEDVLTISYGGSLSPAAVPGGGGVRPDVAVNGPLGAQFLAWRYAVAVAARVRGVDPFRRFEPETAEPEPATPSFVEGAVEIFTTTGGATGLAGALRDLLADVDDHLAVRAFLDRDADAAVAGVRPLLAAACPRPVSFGWGQYHRGGPRNGSFLQITGLAAADVPVPGEPYTLGGRQAARAAGDRQALRRDGRPLLRLHLTDRAEGVRQLLAAAGTLPHRPSPVRLQGNEKLAGWARG; from the coding sequence GTGACCGACGACCTGTTCGCGGGCGTGGAGGCCGCCGCGGGGCTCGCCGTTTTCGGCGGCCCGGCGGCGGCCTCCCGCCGCGCACTTGTCGCGCAGGGCGTGCCGGGCCTGCTGGCCAGCGGGGACCCGACGCTGTGGGGCCCCGCGGCCGAGGCCGGCGCGAAGGCGGCCCTGGAGCTCCTGGACACCAGCCGGCGGGACCGCGAGCTGCTGCCCCTGATCGCCGAGCTGCACGAGGAGCTCGCCGACCTCACCGAGGTGGTGCTCGCCGGCCCCGGCGGCACCGCCGAGGTCGCCGCCCGCACCCTGGGCCGGCCTATGACCGTTCTCGACGACCCCGACCCGCAGCGGGTCCGTGCGCTGATCGACGACGCCGGCCGGCTGCGCCGCACGCTCGTCGTGCTCCGCGACGACGGCCTGCGCGCGATCCTCCGGCAGGCCTATCTCGACCTCGGAGACCCGCCGGCCGAGTCCGCCCGCCACTTCGTGACGCTGTCCGGGTCTGCGCCCGACCTCACCGGCGTCGAGGGCGACCCCGGCGCCCTGACCGCCCTGGCCTTCGCCGGCGTCGACGTCGCCGAGCTGATCGACGAGGCCGAGCTGTTCGCACCGTCACTGGCCGGCGACCGCGACAATCCCGCGCTCGCGCTCGGCGTCGCCCTGGCCGGCGCCCGCCGGGTCGCCCTGATACCGGACGGCTCGGGCATCGAGGGCCTCGGCGAGTGGGCCGCCGACCTCGTCACCGGCGCGCTCGGGCTGCACGTGATCGCGGTCGAGTCCCCCGCCGAGGCCGGCTACCTTCCCGAGGACGTCCTGACCATCTCGTACGGCGGCAGCCTGTCGCCGGCGGCGGTTCCCGGTGGCGGCGGCGTGCGCCCCGACGTGGCCGTCAACGGTCCGCTGGGCGCGCAGTTCCTCGCCTGGCGGTACGCGGTCGCCGTCGCCGCGCGGGTCCGCGGCGTCGACCCGTTCCGCCGGTTCGAGCCCGAGACCGCCGAGCCAGAGCCCGCGACACCGTCCTTCGTCGAGGGCGCGGTGGAGATCTTCACCACCACCGGCGGCGCCACCGGCCTCGCGGGGGCGCTACGGGATCTTCTCGCCGACGTGGACGATCACCTCGCCGTGCGGGCCTTCCTGGACCGTGACGCCGACGCCGCGGTGGCCGGAGTGCGGCCGCTGCTGGCCGCCGCCTGCCCGCGGCCGGTCTCGTTCGGCTGGGGTCAATACCACAGGGGCGGTCCGCGAAACGGCTCGTTTCTGCAGATCACCGGCCTGGCCGCCGCCGACGTGCCGGTTCCCGGCGAGCCGTACACGCTCGGCGGCCGGCAGGCGGCACGAGCCGCCGGCGACCGGCAGGCGCTGCGCCGCGACGGCCGCCCGCTGCTGCGCCTGCACCTGACCGACCGCGCCGAGGGCGTGCGGCAACTGCTCGCCGCCGCCGGCACGTTGCCGCACCGACCATCACCCGTACGCCTGCAAGGGAATGAAAAGCTGGCAGGATGGGCACGTGGGTAA
- the zwf gene encoding glucose-6-phosphate dehydrogenase yields MGNPLRTAQDRRLPRIPEPCALVIFGVTGDLSRKKLIPAVYDLANRGLLPPGFVVLGFARRDWGDGDFESLAYEAAKKGARTPWREEVWARLASQFQFVPGSFDDDTAFDQLANTLDELRERNGIAGNAAFYFSIPPAAFPLVLNQLARTGMADNAKSGGWRRVVVEKPFGNDLKTAMSLNQLVDEVFTPADVFRIDHYLGKETVQNILALRFANNLFEPVWNSKYVDSVQITMAEDVGIGTRAAFYDASGAARDVLQNHLLQLLALVGMEEPTSFDPNDVRAEKLKVLKAISLPRNIAADSVRGQYLPGWVAGERAVGYLEEKGVPEDSTTETYVAVRLGIQNRRWAEVPFYVRVGKRLPRRVTEIAIMFKKAPHLPFDPADVEMLGNNQLVIRVQPDEGVVLKFGSKVPGTTMEVRDIAMDFQYGEAFTESSPEAYERLVLDVLVGDRTLFPDAAEIEQSWRVIDPLEAAWAGTKPEPYRSGEWGPRASDEMLAREGRAWRRA; encoded by the coding sequence GTGGGTAATCCGCTGCGCACGGCACAGGACCGACGACTTCCGAGGATCCCCGAGCCCTGCGCTCTGGTGATCTTCGGGGTCACCGGCGACCTGTCCCGAAAGAAGCTCATCCCGGCCGTCTACGACCTCGCCAACCGTGGCCTGCTGCCACCCGGCTTCGTGGTGCTGGGCTTCGCGCGCCGCGACTGGGGCGACGGCGACTTCGAGTCGCTCGCCTACGAGGCCGCCAAGAAGGGCGCCCGCACGCCGTGGCGTGAGGAGGTGTGGGCCCGGCTGGCGAGCCAGTTCCAGTTCGTCCCCGGCTCGTTCGACGACGACACGGCGTTCGACCAGCTCGCGAACACGTTGGACGAGCTGCGCGAGCGCAACGGCATCGCGGGCAACGCCGCCTTCTACTTCTCCATCCCGCCGGCCGCGTTCCCGCTGGTGCTCAACCAGCTGGCCCGCACCGGGATGGCCGACAACGCCAAGTCCGGCGGCTGGCGCCGGGTCGTGGTCGAGAAGCCGTTCGGCAACGACCTGAAGACGGCGATGTCGCTGAACCAGCTCGTCGACGAGGTCTTCACCCCCGCCGACGTGTTCCGCATCGACCACTACCTCGGCAAGGAGACGGTCCAGAACATCCTGGCCCTGCGCTTCGCGAACAACCTGTTCGAGCCGGTGTGGAACTCCAAGTACGTCGACTCGGTGCAGATCACCATGGCCGAGGACGTCGGCATCGGCACCCGGGCCGCGTTCTACGACGCCTCCGGCGCGGCCCGCGACGTGCTGCAGAACCACCTGCTCCAGCTGCTCGCGCTGGTCGGCATGGAGGAACCCACGAGCTTCGACCCCAATGACGTACGCGCGGAGAAGCTCAAGGTCCTCAAGGCCATCAGCCTGCCCCGCAACATCGCCGCCGACTCGGTGCGCGGGCAGTACCTGCCCGGCTGGGTCGCCGGCGAGCGCGCCGTCGGCTATCTCGAGGAGAAGGGCGTGCCGGAGGACTCCACGACGGAGACCTACGTCGCCGTCCGCCTCGGCATCCAGAACCGGCGCTGGGCGGAGGTGCCGTTCTACGTCCGGGTCGGCAAGCGGCTGCCGCGCCGGGTCACCGAGATCGCCATCATGTTCAAGAAGGCGCCGCACCTGCCGTTCGACCCCGCCGACGTCGAGATGCTCGGCAACAACCAGCTGGTCATCCGGGTCCAGCCGGACGAGGGCGTGGTGCTCAAGTTCGGCTCGAAGGTGCCGGGCACCACGATGGAGGTCCGCGACATCGCGATGGACTTCCAGTACGGCGAGGCGTTCACCGAGTCCAGCCCGGAGGCCTACGAGCGGCTCGTCCTCGACGTGCTCGTCGGCGACCGCACCCTGTTCCCGGACGCCGCCGAGATCGAGCAGAGCTGGCGGGTCATCGACCCGCTCGAAGCGGCCTGGGCGGGCACCAAACCGGAGCCGTACCGCTCCGGCGAGTGGGGGCCGCGGGCGTCCGACGAGATGCTGGCCCGCGAGGGCCGCGCGTGGAGGCGAGCATGA